A segment of the Doryrhamphus excisus isolate RoL2022-K1 chromosome 7, RoL_Dexc_1.0, whole genome shotgun sequence genome:
ATGACAAGACATTCAAGTTGAGACGTATGTTTTTGATAAATATTCTTGAATATGAACAGCCCTTTGACTAAATATCTGCACTATAATACACAAGCAGGAAGTAGAATAGAGAGATATTTATGATTTAATATATTGGGGAATGCTGTTGAATGTTTGTAGCAGTAGCATAGCAACAGGCTAACAGGTCAAAGTACGCCAACATGCAATTATTCATGACAAGACATTCAAGTTCAGATGTATGTTTTTGATAAATATTCTAGAACATGAACAGCCCTTCGACTAAATATCTGCACTATAATACACAAGCAGGAAGTAGAATAGAGAGATATTTATGACTGAATATATTGGGAAATGCTGTAGCAGCAGCATAGCAACAGGCTAACAGGTCAAAGTACGCCAACATGCAATTATTTATGACAAGACATGCAAGTTGAGACGTATGTTTTTGATAAATATTCTAGAACATGAACAGCCCTTCGACTAAATATCTGCACTATAATACACAAGCAGGAAGTAGAATATAGAGATATTTATGATTGAATGTATTGGGAAATGCTGTTGAATGTACGTAGCAGTAGCCTAGCAACAGGCTAACAGGTCAAAGTACGCCAACATGCAAGTATTTATGACAAGACATGCAAGTTCAGACGTATGTTTTTGATAAATATTCTTGAACATGAACAGCCCTTCGACTAAATATCTGCACTATAATACACAAGCAGGAAGTAGAATAGAGAGATATTTATGATTGAATATATTGGGAAATGCTGTAGCAGTAGCATAGCAACAGGCTAACAGGTCAAAGTACGCCAACATGCAATTATTTATGACAAGACATGCAAGTTGAGACGTATGTTTTTGATAAATATTCTAGAACATGAACAGCCCTTCGACTAAATATCTGCACTATAATACACAAGCAGGAAGTAGAATAGAGAGATATTTATGATTGAATATATCGGGGAATGTTATTAAATGTATGTAGCAGTAGCATAGCAACAGGCTAACAGGTCAAAGTACGCCAACATGCAATTATTTATCACAAGACATGCAAGTTGAGACGTATGTTTTTGATAAATATTCTTGAATATGAACTAAATCGACTAAATATCTGCACTATAATACACAAGCAGGAAGTAGAATAGAGAGATATTTATGATTGAATATATTGGGGAATGTTATTAAATGTATGTAGCAGTAGCATAGCAACAGGCTAACAGGTCAAAGTACGCCAACATGCAAGTTGAGATGTATGTTTTTGATAAATATTCTTGAACATGAACAGCCCTTGAACTAAATATCTGCAGTATAATACACAATCAGGAAGTAGAATATAGAGATATTTATGAttgaatatattggaaaatgctGTTGAATGTATGTAGCAGTAGCCTagcaacatactgtacatgctaaGCCCCGAGTGGAGGAGAACACCTCCCACACAGTGTAGCTGGAACACACATGCAGACGACCATCAGTGGGTAatgttacatcatatctgaaGTAGAGCGAGGGAAGCATGCGCATGCATcgaggtgcattcaaggaccatgCGGAAGAAGACATTTTGATACGAGTGACAGAAAGTAGGACACACTAAATGCATGCAAGAACATAAAGGTAGTCTGACGCGTGTGTTCTTTACCTTCGCTATCCGACATGGTTCCCTGAAGGTCATCCAGTAGCACATACCCCCTGCCCCTGCTCGCTTCCTCCCtcatgtgctgctgctgctgcgagTCCTGCAACGACAGGCAAGACCCAAACTGGTCCCTGGAGTCGGCCGAGATGGGCGGCAGCGGTCCGGCCGAAGCGCGGGCCATGCCCATGGGCTGCCCGACCGGGCTCAGGGGGCTCTCTTCCTCAGAGTTCTGCGCCACGATGGGTATCCTCCCGCGCCCACTTTGCACGATGGGCAGGCTGGTGGGTTTGGCGCGACCGGAGGGGGTTTGGAAACTGGAACCGTCCGAGGAGGCTTCGCCGTCGCCTTTGAGTCTCAGCGAGGAGCTGGAAGGGTCTCTTTTGATGGACAAGTCCAGACCGTAGCAGGACGTGGGCCTTGATGACGGTCTTGAGCGGCTACCACTGGGATAAGCCGAGTCTAAGCCCAAGCTCTGGCCCAGGTTTAGCGAACCAGCCAAGTTAGCCCCCAAGGTGGACCCTAAGTATTTTTGCTGCTCTGCGATATTCTTACGAAGACCGAAGGTGATCTCATCCTGCATGAGTCGGCTGGATCTTGGGGAAGAACCGCTGGTGGAACCCAAATAACTGGTATAGTCCAAGTCCAGACCTCTGCTTTCAGTAACAGAGGAATACTTGGAGGAGAGCTTCGGATCCAATAACGGGGTCTTGTGTTTTTGGTACAACATGGATGCTGGGAGTTGTTTCGCTGCCTGCTTCTCCAGAGTCAGTCGACTGATGCTGTATTTTTCCGACTTGGGATAGTGTCTTTGGGAGTAGCTGGAGACGCCGGAGCTGGGGGTGTAGTAGTGCTGGGAGAGCCCCGTCAGTGGGTCTAAGCTTTCCGTCCCGCCTGTGCTTCTCCTGAACTCTTGCTTGAGCTGCTGCTTCAGGAGCTTCAGCTCGTAGGGCTCCTCCATGGGATCCTCCTCGTCTGGGGTTTTTCCGTATGTGTGCAGCCTGGAGGTGGAGCCCAGATAGTCAGTTGACCCAAGGTCGGCGGCGCTGCGGTGGAGCAGCTTCTCCGCTTTGGCTAATTCTCTTTCGGCGAGACTATAAGACGCGGACAGACCCGTGGAGCTCGTAGCGAGCTCTGCGGCGTCTTCCAGGAGAAGGTAGCTCCTCGGTGTGTGGTGATCAAGGTCGCCGTAGTAGGAATCGGAGACCGTGGACATGGGGCTGTCTGCTATGCTTCCGACCTCCAAGGCTCTGAGGTCCAGGTGGTTGCCGTATTTGTCGTATTTCACACCGAGGTAAGGCGACGACGCGGGATCAGGCTGGCGGCTGATGACGTCGTATTTGGTGGAATCCAGTTCTGACAGGAGAGCGGCTTGCCTGGCGGCCTTCTGCTGCAGCAGGAGCATCTGTTGGTAGCTTTGCTGCTGGGAGCTGGTGAGCGAGGGGACCGACGAGTAGATGGAATGAGACTGGTAGGACTGGGGGGTCTGGTAGAGCGACTGCTGGTACGGGCCTTGAGAGTATTGGTACTGGGAGTATTTTCCATATTCGTGTTTAGTTTGAGGTGGGACAAAGTCGTCCAATTCCGACTGAGGTGCCGTTCTCGGACGTTCCAGACCGTGGCTGTCGATTTCCTCATCTTCGCCGTCTTCATGTCCGCCTCTAGCCTCTCGGATGTTGCTAACCTCGCTATCCGACATATAATCTCGGTCTTCAGCCACACTCTGCAAATAAgccctctctctcttctctcgcTCCTTCAGCAGGACGTCTTTCCTCCGATTGATTCCCATTTCCAGGTACCTCAGCTTGGCGTCGatctctttctcctcctcgtCCAGCTCCGCTTGTCTTTTGCGGAGTTTGGACGACTCGCGCTCCACCAGGTCGAGCTCACGGTCGATGTCTTGCAGGATCTTGGCGCGCGCCATGTTTGAATTGCGGCACATTCTTCGGCGAGCGGAACCGGTGGAATACGCCGTCTGTGCACCGGATGCGGACTCATCCTCTGAGGGGGGGTTGGGCAGAGTCCTCTTCACCTTCTTTTGGGTGCCGGTAGGCGTGCCCCCTGACCCCTTCccctgcaaaaaaaaccaaGTCATGTGACATTAATGTTACTCTAATTAAGTCAAGTGAACTGAACGGATTGTACTCACGGTTTCGCCACATTGGGTACCGGATGTTGCCCTTTCTTCTCCTGTCGGACTCATGGGTTTCGGGTCAGACATAGATCTCTGCATAGGCTTTGGTCCCCTTGGACTTCCTGGAGAGACGTTCATTGGGTCCATGCTTCCTCTTAGCTTCTGAGGGCTTTTATCGCCCAGCGACTTATCATACGATACAAACTCAAGCGACTTGCTCGGCGAAATGCACGGCGATAAAGGCGAGTAGAGAACATTGGCAGACTTAGACGGGGCCTGGAGCGTGGAGGACTCGGCTTTGAGGTTAGACTGACTGATGTCCAAGGGGGTGAGACGTTTTTTCGGCGAAGTCCTCTCCGAGTCGGAGAGTTCCATTCTCGTGTCCATGATGATGTTTCCATCGGTGTCTGTTTGGATGGAAATCTCAGTGTGAGCTTGGAGAGACATTTCGGAATTGCCTCCTCGGTCTCCCCTGGCGGTGCGCGGACGGTTCTGCCGGCTTCTCTGAGCCTCCCATTCCTCTTGATCTTCATCGTCGGTCTGAACGCAACTGTCGACGCTCTTTTTGACGCTCTTCTTTTTCCTCCCCGCTGTGTACGCTTTGCTTAGCGTCTCGTCCTCTTCGTCCGTTTGACATCCGCTATCTGTGATTTTTCTGGAGAGCACTGTGCCATCAGGACCCAAGACCACGGCCTCTTGGACACCGTTCCCGAGTCCCATATCGCCACCTGGGTACATCTGACGAAGCTTTTGCTCTTCCAGCTGTATGCGGAGTTGCTCTTGGAGTCTTTGAATTTGCTcaagctgctgctgttgctgagcGTAGGTTTCCTTTTGCATCATGAGGTGAGCTTGCCTCTCCTCTTCCTGCTGGCTCAGGATCTGCTGCTTCATGACCTGCAGCTCTTCCAGCTCCTTCTGCACCAGCAGTTGCTCTTGCTCCCGAAAACGCTGAATCTCCTGACGTTCCCATTCCAGCTCTTCGGCCAGGCGTTGCTGCTTGAGTTTTTCCATTTCCAGCCTTTCACGCTCGGCCTGATACTGACCGTCGCCTGGAACCATGGGTGAGGAAAGAGCCTCCAGCGAGGCGGCGATCGCCTCCAGGGACGCGTCCGTGTAGGTGTCAAGGGTTAACGAGGTTGTCGCTGGTGTGACGCAATTCCCACTAGCATCCTCCTTAGTTAGCTCGAGGTTCAGAGGGGCGTCGCCTTGCTCCGCCGATGTAGTAATGGACACAGTGGACAGGAAACTGTGCGATCGTGTCAATGGTAAACTCTGGAGATCCGACAGCGAAGGCATGGTGTCGCTGGTGTGCATACTTGATTGACTGTTGTATGACGTACAAAATATGGACCCTGGTTGAGTTGTTATTGCATATGTAGATGGAACCGGTGCAGCAACGGAGGAATAAACCACCCCGTTTGATGACCTCAGGACACTACTTGTACCAAAAAGAGGTCCGACGCCACTTGTTACTCTGGCTTGGGAATAAGGAGGGATTGTCATTCCTGCGTATGTCCCTTTCTTGGAGTAGTCCACTGCTTCACCTgttgggaataataataataataataataaaaaaatattagttgaAGCCATATCATTTAGTTGAATTAAATGAAGTGAGCCATTGCTTACCCAAATCATAAAGCGATGAAAAAAGGTGGTAAAAAAGCTCCCAAAgtataaacaataaatacagaaaGAGCATGCAggcacaaaaaaatcacaacaaaaggaaaaaaatagaaacaaaacatcactaccatgcaaaaaaaaaaaaaaaaaagcaaaaaaatggaataaaccATGTTAGCCATGGATGAGGGGTAGCAgttcaaaatgacatttaagtGACAGGTCGGCAATGTCGCAGCACTGACCTGCATCAGACATCTTTGCAGAGGAAAGATCTACCGCACCTTCTGTGGTGCCACTGAAATTATAGCTGTTCTTACTCTTGTAAAAGAACAGCCCCGCCTCAGCCAGGTTGGTGTCTGACATTGACGGTTTGATGCCGCCAAAGCCCCTCATCCCGTACGACGAGCGGTCGTACTGGTAGTGGTCGTCGCGATAACCGAAACGATCTTCAGGCAGAGGCGTGGTGGGCTGCTGCGCGGTGCAGCTCCCTGCGAAGGGGAGCTTGTACACGACGTCACAACACACGGCTCTTTTCCCCGCAGTCAGATCCACTGGCTTGCCGTCGTCTTCCGTGATCACCGCGGTGACGACGTCCGTGGAGGCGGCGTCCATTGACACCATGGTATTGAATGGTTTCCCAGTGCTCAGATCAACGGCTCCCGCCACCGATGCTGAGCCCGTCGTTAATCCATTCGCAACACAACCGGCGACAGAGTCGGGCGCCATGATTACCGGCGGGGTCTGGAAGGTTCCGCCGCCTGTGCCGGATCCCACCGTGAGGTTAATGGGTATCTCACCAGAAACAGGCAAAGGCTGAGAGTCCACTGAGCGGTACACAATTTGTGAAACTGGTtcgaatgttttgtttttcgttAGCTGGAGCGGAATCGAAGACGCTTGGGTGGTTTCTAAACTGTCGCATTTCTGAATGGTGGCGGCGCAGGTCACGATCGTGATGCTGTCAGTCACAATGGAGACCGTGGAGGACTCGGCGCTCAGGTTCACGACAGGTGACTGCACTGCACTGCTTTGACGGGCGACGTCAGCAGCAAGAGACTGGCGTCTCGAATCTGGACCGGCAGACAGATCCACCCCGTTCATGTCTGACTCTGCGTCCGCTTTCAGAGTCCTCAAATCCACCACCTCAGCGGGGAGGGCTGTCTGTCCGTTCTGCGCAGGCAACGGTGTTTTTTGTTTCGCCAGTGAAATCGGAACCCCATTTGCCCTTGGAGTTGGCACAGGCGGCGGCGTCCTTTCGTGGACAACCGAGACGGTGGTTCTTTGGACTTCTGTGGTAACTACTTGAGAAATGAGGTTTGGCGTGACCACGGGCACCTGTGCCGACGCCGACACAGCCTCGATGATGTGACAGGAACTAGACACGTGTTTTTCCGCGCTGCATATCTCCTGGCTCTCAATGGATTCTGTGACTCGAGTGTAGGCTAGAGGCACTCGAGTCGTATGACCAGAAGCCGACTGCTGGTGTGATTGCGGTTGAGATCCTGTCTGTGTTTGGTGATAACTTTGCGGCTGAGCTTTGTGTGCTGCGGTCGGACCATGGTCAGACGGCGCTTGAGTTGAGACGGTGTCGACTGGAGAGCTGGGTTGAGATGGGAGAGTGATGACCACGTATGTGTCGCGGAGATTCTTGGCGTATCTTGGCGAAGAAGGAGACTTCGGCGAAGGTTGGGAAGGCTTGCTCTCAGACGAAGGGCTGAGATTCAAAACGATTTCGGAGGAGCCCGTGGTCAGCACGGTCGGCCTTGGAGAATGTGCGGCATGTGCGATCGAGGAAGACTGCGAGGACGGTTTCGGCGCAATTGGGGGTTTGACATGTGCTGGTCTGTGACCTTCGCCGATCCCAGCAGGTATGGACGGCTTTGGGGGAACGGGAGGCGGGACTTGAGGTTTATACGTCGGCGTAACCGACTGTTTGGCTTGGGAAGCCGTGGTGACGGTCTCTGGCTTGGCTTGAGGCGGGAGCGGAACTGGAGGTTTCCTGGGAAAGACTGTAGGTTTTTGTGGTGTCGCAGAAGGAAGTGCCGGTTCAACATCTGATTTTTCCTGAGAATTACCCCGACGCAGGACACTTGGTTTTGGGGGGACAGGTGGTGCGGTTGAAACGATGCTAGGAGTACCTTGCGCATACTGAGGGACTGTGGGCAAGGCGGTTACAGGGTCTGGAATGGCACTGGATAAGTCAACAACGTCAGTCTGGGATGCGGTAACGGGGGTTCGTGTTTGCGGATCCGATGGAAGAGACGAAGTTACCACAGTTGATGTCGTGTCTGATATGACCTCGTCCTTTTTAAGGATACTCTCTTCATCCGAGGATAACTCTCCTGAAGAACACTGCGTGACCCTCAAGTCTGGGATCGGACGGAGAGCCTTTCTTGACGAGGTGGCTTCCCCGACTGTCTCTTGTAAAGTAGGACTTGTTCCAGGAGTCAGGGCTTTTTTCATGAGTTCCTCGTATGCAGTTTCAGCATCCAGTAGTGGTTTTCCGTCTTGTCCCAGAGTCGGTTGACCGACTTTGGGCGGGATACAGTCAGCGGGCTGCAACACAATTTCTGGGTTTGTAGTTTCTATTTTTGGTTGCATGTTTTGGTATTCCTGTTCTAGTTTCATAAATTCCTTCCTTTTCTTTATCATGTCTTCATAAACTTCATCCGGAGATCTGAGCTTCTTCGGCTGAGCAGGAACGCTCATCTTTTCCGTGTTTCCCACATCAATAAGAGCGTAATCTTCAATGAGAACACTTTCGTAAGGACGCTCCTTTTCTGGTTGCAGCTCAACGTTTTCAACCGTAGGGGACTTCGCCCTCAGCATGATCTCCTCATAAGCTTCATCGGCAGATCGCAGTTTCTTCGGTGATTTATCTGCGTTTTGATCTTCTGTCGGCGAATGCAGGGATACCGAAGTGGGTAACTGATATGTTTTCTGCACCGCCGCAATCTTCGCCGCGTGGATTTCAAACCCTTCAGGGTCTGATTCGATACTGGGTGAGAAATCGGAACAGGACGAACGCCTGATCTCCTCCATCTCGGCCTCTTGCCTCAGTTCTTCCGTTGGTGAGGCATCTTCAATCGGTGAAAGGTTGCTCGGCGGTGTCTTGGAACGGTCACGTCTTTTCTGGCCTCGAACCTCCTCTTTGTCTTTCTTTGATTTTTTACCAGATCCTCTCTGTTTTTCCTGCTCCCTGAGTAGCTCCTCTTCTTCACGCATCTCTTCTTCTTCGGAGGAGTCCTCGATTGTCGGGAGCATCTGTCCAGGTTGTCTGTGTTTGGCCTTCCGGTGTTGCTTGCTCTCGCCAGAGCGGACGTGGCCGGGACTGCTGCTGTCGCTGTCTTCGTCCAGCGAGGATAAAGATGTCGGGGACGTCCCGGGTGTAAAGCTGGATGCGTGGAGACTGGAGGAACCCTCGCCTTTGGATCGATCGTCCGGTGAGTCGGTAAGACTTTCCATTTCTGGTTCCAGATCGACATTGGGTACGCAGACACGGCTGCTGGTTGTATTCAGCTCCATCGTTGGAAATATACGAACTGCGGTGCCAGGTTGACGTTCAGCTTCTTTTGGCTCTGGTGCCCCCGAAACTTGAGCGTCAACCAGAGACCTTTGCAGTTCTTTATCCTCGTCATCATTTGGACTTATGGAGTCCTTTTTGGTTAGCCTTTTGGTCTTTCCGGATGCACTCCTCGCCGCGGGAGACGGTTTCTTCTGCTCCGATTTTTTCCTCTCATCCTCTCTGATTTTTTGCCTGATTGGGTTCTCCTCATCGGACGGCGAGGCGTCCTCATTTTCACTCATTTCTATGATCTGTTTGCGGATGAAGTCCTCGTCATCGCCTGACATGGGGCTTTCTTTTCCGAAGCTTTCGCTGCTGTCATCCAAAGAATCTGCCTTGACATCCAGCGGCACCAGAAGCTTTTTCTTTGCGTTGCTTTTGCTAAGTTCTCTGTCGTCTTCTGAGCAGGGGGAGTCAGGTGACAGAGGAAGGACCTCCAATTTACGTCTGGTCTTCAATGTGTCCGTTTGATTGTCCGAATCGCCCTTTGCTTGCGCCTCGAGAATGGGCAGGACTGTGCTCTCCAGCTTTGCCAGATCTGAGGAACTGGTGGTAGTGCCTTCCTTCATTACGTTTGGAGGTTCCTTCAGGGTCTCAACCTTGATGACCTGTTGGGTTTAACACAGATATTAGCATGACTTCGAACAATCTCGTAAAACACAGCAAAGAACAGTGGAAGAACCGCTACTTTTTCTTCTACGGTCACCTCATGCATTGCTTCTCCTTCACACTGCGGTTCCTGAGGCTCTGCTTGGGCCTCCTTCTTCTCCGTCAAACTAGCGTCTTCTGTGTTCTGCTTACAGACTACCAAGTCTAGGATCTGGGTTTCTGCTAGAGGGGCTGAATCAACTACAGCAGAAGCGTTGCTATTTTCCAAACCTTCATCTGATGTGACTGTGTTGTTCTGTGATGTCATGTTCTTCTCCGCTTGGAACTCCGCAGCGCCATCTGTGGCGCCGA
Coding sequences within it:
- the pcloa gene encoding protein piccolo isoform X2; protein product: MGNEASLEGGEGPLSGLPEGLAPDGAGGFVRVPGGAPVDLAELSEEQRKQLAAVMSRAQGRQPGGATAVRRPSESGVQQRPQQTGASRGPTGLSKSRTVDAFNQSPPGRPATGRSPSSLNLFDSRSRQEPKESESKRSGMFGSSFLSGANPLSAVSSMTSSVSSSISSMGDAVNIPKFGLFGDEEEGAESGQAGKPQGKGPQQGSGPKGQQQQQQQGAPQKQGQGPPRQGPKQGQGPQGQGPKSAQGPPGQAPREGQGQPGLGPSGQQAPKPGQGPPGQQGPRQGQGPPGLQEPKQGQGPPGQQGPKQGQGPPGQEGARPGQGPPGQQGPKQGQGPPGQQGPKQGQTPPGQQGPRPGQGPPGPSVKQTQGGEPAKPGPKQQGPSGPGAHPGEPAKSQPGSGTPGGGPCPLCKTTQLNTGSGDPPNFNTCTECKNQVCSLCGFSPPDSAGKEWLCLNCQMQRAMGGMDPPGMTKPKQGSVPPSPQKQSSGKPGKLLIKQQSTTDQGLTPPTTPRQKSPSSPGPLSPGSSLGGSPKIDPKTGRPIQQKASPQQSPAKSKQESSFFGGLGGISFGGLTDSAKPAAASSQAAESVTGKLFGGFGGLMESAKPQAAQKQDESMTGKLFGGFGGLSEASKPPAAASQMFSFGSSLLNSATSLVTGEEEKAAESPPASPPDSAPDSPFSVPGSPPDSDSAPDTPPAKPKKAPRMTSVGREAADVTSETKEKCPLCNAELNVGSSSEAANCSLCTECKKTVCNLCGFKPGPLLGEKEWLCLNCQTRRTSQQNDVHPPEMQPASLAPASSSAPAAVVSNPVVEDQTPPAPETKVEDTPAPIMHEHDKLHSVSKEPHSDQPLAAEANITETAAAVVPEIQEQSADIEKSDAEEISVVEQHNANPDTSPAIDEGKPSTPEKMRENLPEVPNPGCDKATAPAQAEEDTNPALTNPPEPKTTPQLESEELQNELPDSTRVPPADEPQPTPQNQASDCTLSMNQPNITPETEAEKAEKPTQISAEPEPAVAMPSSDDASVGVLVNEPVLAETEGPEHDKMKETSQSDPPTFIESVTNQPDSTAQQKNQADELELKVTENKPLPDTASVENAPLTMAADEEVSAQSDVKKTAEPETITDTSIEEERNTGNDDEKPGVQIKCDDFEEVHKNPAGEDKTDQISAVEETMEMKATEQKLLNEPAWPETQSGNTLLSDNNNTLNHAVLKEAEPEIENRPPSADEILVQTHSSPEKVAETQKDEDILPEEHDDAHKAVVVPDSEDCEKVKTDEGIQSEDLVSPSAVISHMQVSDKTLEEKAIPDETTSTSNSICENLANDAEKAVEIQEKDSDANKNSVGSLPVTSDIQESISISEPSVVGATDGAAEFQAEKNMTSQNNTVTSDEGLENSNASAVVDSAPLAETQILDLVVCKQNTEDASLTEKKEAQAEPQEPQCEGEAMHEVIKVETLKEPPNVMKEGTTTSSSDLAKLESTVLPILEAQAKGDSDNQTDTLKTRRKLEVLPLSPDSPCSEDDRELSKSNAKKKLLVPLDVKADSLDDSSESFGKESPMSGDDEDFIRKQIIEMSENEDASPSDEENPIRQKIREDERKKSEQKKPSPAARSASGKTKRLTKKDSISPNDDEDKELQRSLVDAQVSGAPEPKEAERQPGTAVRIFPTMELNTTSSRVCVPNVDLEPEMESLTDSPDDRSKGEGSSSLHASSFTPGTSPTSLSSLDEDSDSSSPGHVRSGESKQHRKAKHRQPGQMLPTIEDSSEEEEMREEEELLREQEKQRGSGKKSKKDKEEVRGQKRRDRSKTPPSNLSPIEDASPTEELRQEAEMEEIRRSSCSDFSPSIESDPEGFEIHAAKIAAVQKTYQLPTSVSLHSPTEDQNADKSPKKLRSADEAYEEIMLRAKSPTVENVELQPEKERPYESVLIEDYALIDVGNTEKMSVPAQPKKLRSPDEVYEDMIKKRKEFMKLEQEYQNMQPKIETTNPEIVLQPADCIPPKVGQPTLGQDGKPLLDAETAYEELMKKALTPGTSPTLQETVGEATSSRKALRPIPDLRVTQCSSGELSSDEESILKKDEVISDTTSTVVTSSLPSDPQTRTPVTASQTDVVDLSSAIPDPVTALPTVPQYAQGTPSIVSTAPPVPPKPSVLRRGNSQEKSDVEPALPSATPQKPTVFPRKPPVPLPPQAKPETVTTASQAKQSVTPTYKPQVPPPVPPKPSIPAGIGEGHRPAHVKPPIAPKPSSQSSSIAHAAHSPRPTVLTTGSSEIVLNLSPSSESKPSQPSPKSPSSPRYAKNLRDTYVVITLPSQPSSPVDTVSTQAPSDHGPTAAHKAQPQSYHQTQTGSQPQSHQQSASGHTTRVPLAYTRVTESIESQEICSAEKHVSSSCHIIEAVSASAQVPVVTPNLISQVVTTEVQRTTVSVVHERTPPPVPTPRANGVPISLAKQKTPLPAQNGQTALPAEVVDLRTLKADAESDMNGVDLSAGPDSRRQSLAADVARQSSAVQSPVVNLSAESSTVSIVTDSITIVTCAATIQKCDSLETTQASSIPLQLTKNKTFEPVSQIVYRSVDSQPLPVSGEIPINLTVGSGTGGGTFQTPPVIMAPDSVAGCVANGLTTGSASVAGAVDLSTGKPFNTMVSMDAASTDVVTAVITEDDGKPVDLTAGKRAVCCDVVYKLPFAGSCTAQQPTTPLPEDRFGYRDDHYQYDRSSYGMRGFGGIKPSMSDTNLAEAGLFFYKSKNSYNFSGTTEGAVDLSSAKMSDAGEAVDYSKKGTYAGMTIPPYSQARVTSGVGPLFGTSSVLRSSNGVVYSSVAAPVPSTYAITTQPGSIFCTSYNSQSSMHTSDTMPSLSDLQSLPLTRSHSFLSTVSITTSAEQGDAPLNLELTKEDASGNCVTPATTSLTLDTYTDASLEAIAASLEALSSPMVPGDGQYQAERERLEMEKLKQQRLAEELEWERQEIQRFREQEQLLVQKELEELQVMKQQILSQQEEERQAHLMMQKETYAQQQQQLEQIQRLQEQLRIQLEEQKLRQMYPGGDMGLGNGVQEAVVLGPDGTVLSRKITDSGCQTDEEDETLSKAYTAGRKKKSVKKSVDSCVQTDDEDQEEWEAQRSRQNRPRTARGDRGGNSEMSLQAHTEISIQTDTDGNIIMDTRMELSDSERTSPKKRLTPLDISQSNLKAESSTLQAPSKSANVLYSPLSPCISPSKSLEFVSYDKSLGDKSPQKLRGSMDPMNVSPGSPRGPKPMQRSMSDPKPMSPTGEERATSGTQCGETGKGSGGTPTGTQKKVKRTLPNPPSEDESASGAQTAYSTGSARRRMCRNSNMARAKILQDIDRELDLVERESSKLRKRQAELDEEEKEIDAKLRYLEMGINRRKDVLLKEREKRERAYLQSVAEDRDYMSDSEVSNIREARGGHEDGEDEEIDSHGLERPRTAPQSELDDFVPPQTKHEYGKYSQYQYSQGPYQQSLYQTPQSYQSHSIYSSVPSLTSSQQQSYQQMLLLQQKAARQAALLSELDSTKYDVISRQPDPASSPYLGVKYDKYGNHLDLRALEVGSIADSPMSTVSDSYYGDLDHHTPRSYLLLEDAAELATSSTGLSASYSLAERELAKAEKLLHRSAADLGSTDYLGSTSRLHTYGKTPDEEDPMEEPYELKLLKQQLKQEFRRSTGGTESLDPLTGLSQHYYTPSSGVSSYSQRHYPKSEKYSISRLTLEKQAAKQLPASMLYQKHKTPLLDPKLSSKYSSVTESRGLDLDYTSYLGSTSGSSPRSSRLMQDEITFGLRKNIAEQQKYLGSTLGANLAGSLNLGQSLGLDSAYPSGSRSRPSSRPTSCYGLDLSIKRDPSSSSLRLKGDGEASSDGSSFQTPSGRAKPTSLPIVQSGRGRIPIVAQNSEEESPLSPVGQPMGMARASAGPLPPISADSRDQFGSCLSLQDSQQQQHMREEASRGRGYVLLDDLQGTMSDSEAYHLRREETDWFDKPRDGRLENGQEKRQGKGPYYPFPHLRVKLQRDPKDRSVSGNGLGIRVVGGKDVPGSNGDIGAYVAKVLPGGAAEQTGKILEGMQVLEWNGIPLTGKTYEEVQVLVGHACSDADVCVRLDLNMLAESEGAERLDFQEQSKTERPPRSPGVDPKQLAAELQKVSQQQAPSTATAASTASATSSPAQPGSPSVGKKRHSSKASDGSKTPSHPVTGDIQLQIHYDKQLGNLIVHVLQARNLAPRDNNGYSDPFVKVYLLPGRGQVMVVQNASAENKRRSKLAGKSLNPEWNQTVIYKNIHLEQLRKKTLEVSVWDYDKCSSNDFLGEVLIDLSNTAQLDNVPRWLPLKPQTEGDHHRRSHQGRHGASKSSSHSSPKTAGSAHDQDSPKSSVIKSRSHGIFPDPAKGQRAGPQRHSVAGVLTIQRAQSDWLPALPSLAPANGSRADGRHLTLRKAVSEERPTVARARSSYRSGDAPLTAASLDSGLSGSAYSLLDEDGETNEVDSAIFQVPRFGKIPNGTDGMKSSLAGSDGKSQVMGEIKIALKKEVRTEGDHLVLEILQCRNITYKFKTADHLPDLYVKLYVVNIATQKRIIKKKTRVCRHDREPSFNETFRFCMNPAGHSLQLFLVSNGGKFMKKTLIGEAYVWLDKVDLRKRVVSWHKLLASTAQIHS